A DNA window from Enterobacter asburiae contains the following coding sequences:
- the ygiD gene encoding 4,5-DOPA dioxygenase extradiol → MPALFLGHGSPMNVLEDNVYTRAWRHLGETLPRPKAMVVVSAHWFTRGTGVTAMEAPKTIHDFGGFPQALYDTHYPAPGSPELAQKLVELLAPVPVTLDKEAWGFDHGSWGVLIKMYPDADIPMVQLSIDSTKPAAWHLEVGRKLATLRDEGIMLVASGNVVHNLRTARWHGENTPYPWATSFNDYVKANLTWQGPAEEHPLVNYLDHDGGSLSNPTPEHFLPLLYVLGAWDGQEPVTIPVDGIEMGSLSMLSVQIG, encoded by the coding sequence ATGCCAGCCCTGTTTTTAGGCCACGGTAGCCCTATGAACGTTCTGGAAGACAACGTCTATACCCGCGCCTGGCGTCATCTTGGCGAGACGTTGCCGCGTCCGAAAGCGATGGTGGTGGTGTCTGCACACTGGTTTACCCGTGGGACGGGCGTTACCGCCATGGAAGCGCCAAAAACCATTCATGATTTTGGCGGCTTCCCGCAGGCGCTGTACGACACGCATTATCCGGCCCCCGGCTCGCCTGAGCTGGCGCAAAAGCTGGTAGAGTTGCTGGCACCTGTCCCTGTGACGCTGGATAAAGAAGCCTGGGGCTTTGACCATGGCTCCTGGGGCGTGCTGATTAAAATGTATCCTGACGCGGATATCCCGATGGTGCAGTTGAGTATCGACAGCACTAAACCGGCGGCCTGGCATCTGGAGGTGGGGCGCAAGCTGGCAACCCTGCGTGATGAAGGTATCATGCTGGTTGCGAGCGGCAACGTGGTGCATAACCTACGTACCGCACGCTGGCACGGTGAGAACACGCCGTACCCGTGGGCAACCTCTTTTAACGACTACGTTAAAGCGAACCTGACCTGGCAAGGCCCGGCTGAGGAGCATCCCCTGGTGAACTATCTGGATCATGATGGCGGTTCGCTCTCTAACCCGACGCCGGAACACTTCCTGCCGCTGCTGTACGTTCTTGGCGCGTGGGATGGTCAGGAGCCGGTGACGATCCCGGTCGACGGTATTGAGATGGGTAGTCTGAGTATGCTGTCGGTGCAGATTGGGTAA
- the hldE gene encoding bifunctional D-glycero-beta-D-manno-heptose-7-phosphate kinase/D-glycero-beta-D-manno-heptose 1-phosphate adenylyltransferase HldE, translating into MKVTLPEFERAGVMVVGDVMLDRYWYGPTSRISPEAPVPVVKVDTIEERPGGAANVAMNIASLGAQSRLVGLTGIDDAARALSKSLADVNVKCDFVSVPTHPTITKLRVLSRNQQLIRLDFEEGFEGVDPEPLHERINQALGNIGALVLSDYAKGALASVQTMIQLARKANVPVLIDPKGTDFERYRGATLLTPNLSEFEAVAGKCKTEDELVERGMKIIADFELSALLVTRSEQGMTLLQPGKAPLHMPTQAQEVYDVTGAGDTVIGVLAATLAAGNSLEEACYFANAAAGVVVGKLGTSTVSPIELENAVRGRADTGFGVMTEDELKVAVAAARKRGEKVVMTNGVFDILHAGHVSYLANARKLGDRLIVAVNSDASTKRLKGETRPVNPLEQRMIVLGALEAVDWVVSFEEDTPQRLIAGILPDLLVKGGDYKPEQIAGSEEVWANGGEVMVLNFEDGCSTTNIIKKIQKDSQ; encoded by the coding sequence ATGAAAGTAACACTGCCAGAGTTTGAACGTGCTGGGGTAATGGTTGTTGGGGATGTGATGCTGGATCGCTACTGGTATGGGCCTACCAGCCGCATCTCTCCGGAAGCACCGGTACCGGTGGTTAAGGTCGACACCATTGAAGAGCGTCCCGGCGGCGCGGCAAACGTGGCGATGAACATTGCCTCTCTGGGCGCGCAGTCGCGTCTGGTGGGCCTTACCGGCATCGACGATGCGGCGCGCGCGCTGAGCAAGTCGCTGGCGGACGTGAACGTGAAGTGCGACTTCGTTTCTGTTCCGACCCACCCAACGATTACGAAACTGCGCGTGCTGTCGCGCAACCAGCAGCTGATCCGCCTCGACTTTGAAGAAGGGTTCGAAGGCGTTGATCCTGAGCCGCTGCACGAGCGTATCAACCAGGCGCTGGGCAATATCGGCGCGCTGGTGCTGTCCGACTACGCCAAAGGCGCGCTGGCGAGCGTGCAAACGATGATTCAGCTGGCGCGTAAAGCCAACGTGCCGGTGCTGATCGACCCGAAAGGGACCGATTTTGAGCGCTATCGCGGCGCGACGCTGCTGACGCCAAACCTCTCCGAGTTTGAAGCGGTGGCGGGTAAGTGCAAAACCGAGGACGAACTGGTTGAGCGCGGCATGAAGATCATTGCTGACTTCGAGCTGTCCGCGCTGCTGGTGACCCGCTCCGAGCAGGGGATGACGCTGCTGCAGCCGGGCAAAGCGCCGCTGCATATGCCAACCCAGGCGCAGGAAGTGTACGACGTGACCGGTGCCGGTGATACGGTGATCGGCGTGCTGGCGGCGACGCTGGCAGCAGGAAACTCGCTGGAAGAGGCGTGCTACTTCGCTAACGCCGCGGCGGGCGTGGTCGTCGGTAAACTCGGTACCTCAACCGTTTCGCCAATCGAGCTGGAAAACGCGGTGCGCGGTCGTGCGGATACCGGTTTTGGCGTCATGACCGAAGACGAGCTGAAGGTGGCCGTTGCCGCCGCGCGCAAGCGTGGTGAAAAAGTGGTGATGACCAACGGCGTGTTCGACATTCTGCACGCGGGCCACGTTTCGTATCTGGCGAACGCGCGCAAGCTGGGCGATCGCCTGATTGTGGCGGTTAACAGCGATGCATCGACGAAACGCCTGAAGGGCGAAACGCGTCCGGTGAACCCGCTCGAGCAGCGCATGATTGTGCTCGGCGCGCTGGAAGCGGTGGACTGGGTGGTGTCGTTTGAAGAAGATACCCCGCAGCGCCTGATTGCCGGCATTCTGCCGGACCTGCTGGTAAAAGGTGGGGATTACAAGCCGGAGCAAATCGCGGGTAGCGAAGAGGTCTGGGCGAACGGCGGCGAGGTGATGGTGCTCAACTTTGAGGACGGGTGCTCAACCACCAACATCATCAAGAAGATCCAGAAAGACAGTCAGTAA
- the ubiK gene encoding ubiquinone biosynthesis accessory factor UbiK — protein sequence MIDPKKIEQIARQVHESMPKGIREFGDDVEKKIRQTLQAQLVRLDLVSREEFDVQTQVLLRTREKLALLEQRLSELENRNAPEEVKPAPAIPPVDDQE from the coding sequence ATGATTGACCCGAAAAAAATTGAGCAGATCGCGCGTCAGGTTCATGAATCTATGCCAAAAGGCATTCGTGAATTTGGTGATGACGTAGAAAAGAAAATCCGCCAGACGCTCCAGGCGCAGTTGGTTCGCCTTGATTTAGTCAGCCGCGAAGAGTTTGACGTGCAGACCCAGGTTCTGCTGCGCACCCGCGAGAAGCTGGCGCTGCTGGAACAGCGTCTGAGCGAGCTGGAAAACCGCAATGCGCCGGAAGAAGTGAAGCCGGCACCGGCCATTCCACCGGTGGATGACCAGGAGTAA
- the tolC gene encoding outer membrane channel protein TolC, whose protein sequence is MKKLLPILIGLSLTGFSAMSQAENLLQVYQQARLGNPDLRKSAADRDAAFEKINEARSPLLPQLGLGADYTYSNGFRDANGVNSNATSASLQLTQTLFDMSKWRALTLQEKSAGIQDVTYQTDQQTLILNTATAYFNVLSAIDALSYTEAQKQAIYRQLDQTTQRFNVGLVAITDVQNARSQYDTVLANEVTARNNLDNALESLRQVTGNYYPELASLNVDSFKTDKPQAVNALLKEAENRNLSLLQARLSQDLAREQIRQAQDGHLPTLSLSASTGVSDTSYSGSKTNTSQYDDSNMGQNKVGLSFSLPLYQGGQVNSQVKQAQYNFVGASEQLESAHRNVVQTVRSSFNNVNASISSINAYKQAVVSAQSSLDAMEAGYSVGTRTIVDVLDATTTLYNAKQQLSSARYQYLINQLNIKQALGTLNEQDLQMLNSALGKPVSTSPDSVAPENPEQVAAVDNFNANSSTPAAQPAAARTTTSASKGNNPFRN, encoded by the coding sequence ATGAAGAAATTGCTCCCCATCCTTATCGGCCTGAGCCTGACGGGCTTCAGTGCAATGAGCCAGGCGGAAAACCTGTTACAGGTCTACCAGCAGGCACGTCTGGGCAACCCTGATTTACGTAAATCAGCGGCCGATCGTGATGCTGCGTTTGAAAAGATTAACGAAGCGCGTAGCCCCTTGCTGCCACAGTTAGGTTTAGGTGCAGATTATACCTACAGCAACGGTTTCCGCGACGCTAACGGCGTAAACTCCAATGCTACCAGCGCCTCACTGCAATTGACACAGACGCTGTTTGATATGTCCAAATGGCGCGCCCTGACCCTGCAGGAAAAGAGTGCGGGTATTCAGGATGTGACCTATCAGACCGACCAGCAGACGCTGATCCTGAACACTGCCACGGCGTACTTCAACGTGCTGAGCGCGATTGACGCACTCTCCTACACCGAAGCGCAGAAACAGGCGATTTACCGCCAGTTAGATCAAACCACCCAGCGTTTCAACGTGGGCCTGGTCGCGATCACCGACGTGCAGAACGCCCGTTCACAGTACGACACCGTGCTGGCTAACGAAGTGACCGCGCGTAACAACCTCGACAACGCGCTGGAATCCCTGCGTCAGGTCACCGGGAATTACTATCCTGAGCTGGCGTCGCTGAACGTGGACAGCTTTAAAACGGATAAACCGCAGGCCGTTAACGCCCTGCTGAAAGAGGCGGAAAACCGCAACCTGAGTTTGCTGCAGGCGCGTCTGAGCCAGGACCTGGCCCGCGAGCAAATTCGTCAGGCGCAGGACGGTCATCTGCCAACCCTGAGCCTGAGCGCGTCTACCGGTGTCTCTGATACGTCCTATAGCGGCTCTAAAACCAATACGTCCCAGTATGACGACAGCAATATGGGTCAGAATAAAGTGGGTCTGAGCTTCTCCCTGCCGCTGTATCAGGGCGGTCAGGTCAACTCTCAGGTGAAACAGGCGCAGTACAACTTTGTTGGCGCGAGCGAGCAGCTGGAAAGCGCCCACCGCAACGTGGTGCAGACCGTGCGTTCCTCCTTTAACAACGTGAATGCCTCGATCAGCAGCATCAACGCCTATAAACAGGCCGTTGTGTCTGCACAGAGCTCTCTGGACGCGATGGAAGCGGGCTACTCGGTCGGTACACGTACTATCGTTGACGTGCTCGACGCGACCACCACGCTGTACAACGCGAAACAGCAGCTCTCAAGCGCGCGTTACCAGTACCTGATTAACCAGCTGAACATCAAACAGGCTCTGGGTACGCTGAACGAGCAGGATCTGCAGATGCTGAACAGCGCACTGGGCAAACCGGTCTCCACCTCTCCGGACAGCGTTGCGCCGGAGAACCCGGAGCAGGTTGCCGCGGTTGATAACTTCAACGCTAACAGCAGCACCCCTGCGGCACAGCCGGCCGCTGCGCGTACCACTACATCCGCCAGCAAAGGCAATAATCCGTTCCGTAACTAA
- the ribB gene encoding 3,4-dihydroxy-2-butanone-4-phosphate synthase — MNQTLLSSFGTSTQRVEHALDALREGRGVMVLDDENRENEGDMIFAAENMTVEQMALTIRHGSGIVCLCITEDRRKQLELPMMVENNTSAFGTGFTVTIEAAHGVTTGVSAADRLTTVRAAIADGAKPSDLHRPGHVFPLRAQAGGVLTRGGHTEATIDLVTLAGFKPAGVLCELTNDDGTMARAPECITFARLHNMPVVTIEDLVEYRQAHERKAS; from the coding sequence ATGAATCAGACGCTACTTTCCTCTTTTGGCACTTCAACTCAACGTGTTGAACATGCACTGGATGCACTGCGCGAAGGCCGCGGTGTGATGGTGCTTGACGATGAAAACCGTGAAAACGAAGGCGACATGATTTTCGCCGCCGAAAACATGACCGTTGAACAGATGGCGCTGACCATCCGTCACGGCAGCGGCATCGTATGCCTGTGTATTACCGAAGATCGTCGTAAGCAGCTCGAGCTGCCGATGATGGTCGAAAACAACACCAGCGCCTTTGGTACCGGTTTTACCGTGACCATTGAAGCGGCGCATGGCGTGACCACAGGTGTGTCTGCGGCTGACCGTCTGACCACCGTACGTGCAGCGATTGCTGATGGTGCGAAGCCATCCGATCTGCACCGTCCAGGCCACGTCTTCCCACTGCGTGCGCAGGCGGGCGGCGTGTTGACCCGCGGTGGTCACACCGAAGCGACGATCGACCTGGTGACGCTGGCTGGCTTCAAACCTGCTGGCGTGCTGTGCGAACTGACCAACGATGACGGCACCATGGCGCGCGCGCCGGAATGCATTACCTTTGCCCGCCTGCACAACATGCCGGTGGTCACGATTGAAGATCTGGTTGAGTATCGCCAGGCGCACGAGCGCAAAGCCAGCTGA
- a CDS encoding glutathionylspermidine synthase family protein, translated as MERVSITERPDWREKATEYGFNFHTMYGEPYWCEDAYYKLTLAQVEKLEEVTAELHQMCLKVVEKVIDSDELMAKFRIPKHTWGFVRQSWRTNQPSLYSRLDLAWDGKGEPKLLENNADTPTSLYEAAFFQWIWLEDQANAGNLPEGSDQFNSLQEKLIERFAELREQHGFNLLHLACCRDTEEDRGTVQYLQDCAAEAEVATEFLYIEDIGLGEKGQFTDMQDQVISNLFKLYPWEYMLREMFSTKLEDAGVRWLEPAWKSIISNKALLPMLWEMFPNHPNLLPAYFAEDDYPQMEKYVVKPIFSREGANVSIIENGKTLEAVEGPYGEEGMIVQEFYQLPKFGDSYTLIGSWLINDQPAGIGIREDRALITQDLSRFYPHIFVE; from the coding sequence ATGGAACGAGTCAGTATCACCGAGCGCCCGGACTGGCGCGAAAAAGCCACCGAGTACGGTTTTAACTTCCACACCATGTACGGCGAGCCGTACTGGTGTGAAGACGCCTATTACAAGCTCACGCTGGCTCAGGTGGAAAAACTGGAAGAGGTGACGGCCGAGCTGCACCAGATGTGCCTGAAGGTCGTGGAAAAGGTCATCGACAGCGACGAGCTGATGGCAAAGTTCCGCATTCCGAAGCACACCTGGGGCTTTGTGCGCCAGTCGTGGAGAACGAATCAACCTTCGCTTTACTCTCGCCTGGATCTGGCGTGGGACGGCAAAGGTGAACCGAAGCTGCTGGAAAACAACGCCGATACGCCAACCTCTCTGTATGAAGCGGCGTTCTTCCAGTGGATCTGGCTGGAAGACCAGGCCAATGCCGGAAACCTGCCGGAAGGCAGCGACCAGTTTAACAGCCTGCAGGAAAAGCTGATTGAGCGTTTTGCCGAGCTGCGCGAACAGCATGGCTTTAACCTGCTCCATCTCGCCTGCTGCCGCGACACGGAAGAAGACCGTGGCACGGTTCAGTATCTGCAGGACTGCGCCGCCGAAGCGGAAGTGGCGACCGAGTTCCTCTATATCGAAGATATCGGCCTGGGTGAAAAAGGTCAGTTTACGGATATGCAGGACCAGGTGATAAGCAACCTGTTCAAGCTCTACCCGTGGGAATACATGCTGCGCGAGATGTTCTCCACCAAGCTGGAAGATGCTGGCGTACGCTGGCTGGAGCCGGCCTGGAAGAGCATCATCTCTAACAAAGCCCTGCTGCCGATGCTCTGGGAGATGTTCCCGAACCACCCGAACCTGCTGCCAGCCTATTTTGCGGAAGATGATTACCCGCAAATGGAAAAATACGTTGTTAAGCCGATCTTCTCCCGCGAAGGCGCAAACGTCTCGATTATCGAAAACGGCAAGACGCTGGAAGCGGTTGAAGGGCCATACGGCGAAGAAGGGATGATCGTCCAGGAGTTCTATCAGCTGCCGAAATTTGGCGACAGCTATACGCTGATTGGCAGCTGGCTTATCAACGATCAACCGGCCGGGATTGGCATTCGCGAAGATCGCGCGCTGATCACGCAGGATCTGTCACGCTTTTATCCGCACATCTTTGTCGAATAG
- the zupT gene encoding zinc transporter ZupT: MSVPLILTILAGAATFIGALLGVLGQKPSNRVLAFSLGFAAGIMLLISLMEMLPAALGTEGMSPLLGYGMFVFGLLGYFALDRMLPHAHPQDLMQKNVTPMPRNIKRTAVLLTLGISLHNFPEGVATYVTASSNLEMGFGIALAVALHNIPEGLAVAGPVYAATGSKRTAVFWAGISGMAEILGGVLAWLILGSLVSPVVMAAIMAAVAGIMVALSVDELMPLAKEIDPNNNPSYGVLCGMSVMGLSLVLLQTAGIG, encoded by the coding sequence ATGTCAGTCCCCCTGATCCTGACCATACTGGCGGGCGCCGCGACCTTCATCGGTGCGCTCCTCGGCGTGCTCGGCCAAAAGCCCTCTAACCGCGTACTGGCCTTTTCACTGGGCTTTGCTGCCGGGATCATGCTGCTCATCTCCCTGATGGAGATGCTGCCTGCCGCGTTGGGCACAGAAGGCATGTCTCCGCTGCTGGGCTACGGCATGTTTGTCTTTGGCCTGCTGGGATACTTTGCCCTCGATCGGATGCTACCGCACGCGCATCCTCAGGATTTAATGCAGAAAAACGTGACGCCCATGCCGCGCAATATCAAGCGTACCGCCGTGCTGTTAACGCTTGGCATCAGCCTGCACAACTTCCCGGAAGGGGTCGCTACCTACGTGACGGCCAGCAGCAATCTTGAGATGGGCTTTGGCATCGCGCTGGCGGTCGCCTTACACAATATTCCTGAAGGACTGGCCGTCGCCGGCCCCGTGTATGCCGCAACGGGATCGAAACGCACCGCGGTGTTCTGGGCGGGGATTTCCGGGATGGCCGAAATCCTTGGCGGCGTACTGGCCTGGCTGATCCTCGGTAGTCTGGTCTCTCCGGTAGTGATGGCGGCGATTATGGCCGCGGTAGCCGGGATCATGGTTGCGCTTTCGGTGGATGAACTGATGCCGCTGGCGAAGGAGATCGATCCTAACAACAACCCCAGCTATGGCGTGCTGTGCGGAATGTCGGTAATGGGATTAAGTCTGGTTCTCCTGCAGACCGCAGGAATCGGGTAA
- a CDS encoding DUF1190 family protein, whose product MKRTKSINHASFRKSWNARHLTPVALAVTAVFMLAGCEKNDETVSLYQNADDCSAATGKAAECKTAYTSALKEAERTAPKYASREDCVAEFGEGQCQQAPAQAGTAPENQAQAQSSGSFWMPLMAGYMMGRLMGGGAGYQQQPLFSSKNPASPAYGQYTDASGKGYGAATPGRTVNVPKTAMAPKPATTSTITRGGFGESVAKQTSMQRSATGTSSTRSMGG is encoded by the coding sequence ATGAAACGGACAAAATCCATAAATCACGCTTCGTTCCGCAAGAGCTGGAACGCGCGTCACCTCACCCCTGTTGCGCTGGCGGTCACGGCTGTCTTTATGCTGGCAGGCTGTGAGAAAAATGACGAAACGGTTTCGCTGTATCAAAACGCAGACGACTGCTCCGCCGCAACCGGCAAAGCCGCCGAATGTAAAACGGCTTACACCAGCGCTCTGAAAGAAGCGGAACGTACTGCGCCGAAATATGCCTCACGCGAAGACTGCGTGGCGGAGTTTGGTGAAGGTCAGTGCCAGCAGGCACCGGCTCAGGCAGGCACCGCACCTGAAAATCAGGCGCAGGCTCAGTCCAGCGGCAGCTTCTGGATGCCGCTGATGGCAGGCTACATGATGGGTCGTCTGATGGGCGGCGGTGCGGGCTACCAGCAGCAGCCGCTGTTTAGCTCGAAAAACCCGGCCAGCCCGGCTTACGGTCAATATACCGATGCCAGCGGCAAAGGCTACGGCGCAGCGACCCCTGGCCGCACCGTGAACGTTCCGAAAACGGCGATGGCGCCGAAGCCTGCGACCACCAGCACCATCACCCGCGGCGGGTTTGGTGAATCTGTGGCGAAGCAGACCAGCATGCAGCGTAGTGCGACAGGCACCTCCTCTACTCGCTCAATGGGCGGCTGA